A genomic stretch from Natronomonas gomsonensis includes:
- a CDS encoding ATP-binding protein produces MSDASPEAPSEEGELPTIFDACTPRQDVLIGELAEDQFAASLADVAHSDDAPDVYSNPELFFEKTFPTDGLQELLGRLATRFVSYYNDEYSGTNGVLRLDTSFGGGKTHNQIAAYHLAEQPDAVPDLSDFLDDEGVADNYGEAAALGLDVNTAVFVGTHVDGTSARCDYTDPNAPETKTMWGELAYQLFGQEGYEFLRENDEQQSPPGSQKLERLFDRHDNPSLVLIDEIAAYLEQTAAVEVGDSTLAKQTNTFLMSLLSATQNTDQLTVVLSIADTAFHDRAEDVRGLVAETISEFNSITDRTEGSITPTEDEEVASVLGHRLFEDVPDAAREATADAYASFYNGDRESFPEHASSMEHRERLAESYPIHPTVIDTLTEELDSLPSFQKTRGALRLLSRGIHQLWNSDADEDGRHYVRLFDLHPSDSDVFTTLLRLFSSVDMDFEAAIKNDIYSDDGTAHAEEEDRKWTTKGHPPLGTHLTTTILWKSIVKGADGRGTTRRPIRHAVAHLDVELAHYDDALTNLLGGGRQSACFFLHGDAGEKIQFKSEANLTKTIDSVVDRLKEGLARRHLEEALESALGEGTLNVIVGPEEPHKVPDVADEAHLCVMDFDTVSVHDPEDVPSVIQTLHENTASSSGGQHSPRVYKNNIVFLAATGDAIRDAERTAQRVAAIKHIQNNLGEEFDLNERQQDELIERLDKAKGTLDQDIKKAYTHLYYPSDGGLAHRRITTDTTIHQAVIDKLEESGKIIPEGEGAYGVEWFEKTLWNKGADSMTTRALEEQFGKRTSVEDDSGNVHDVEILLSPIPLRKTIARMVSEGEYTYWDGEANTGYYSEDTTLHGHSSDLSDATNLQTGLDYRDVKLAKSHRVYDSVEELVEEVDVDWDTTITCSDCGQTFDSQEAYDEHDCDIAEKVTCDECDDTFGSQEAYQDHLPCSVESLFPMSASASTSSPYHVPRALKEMRADIDTAIERARSEYSGHPDEIITAVEGVWIRIEGADGWKGAWFTADKLGDSDEFAEHTLVNFDYTAYDESESMVDITYRGDPSAFADHFRFNMEPEDFSTPDGERTAEADFSIEFDGQDDPMLYGETFEALDDLLAVDNAFTVTMETEVEIRARDQGDS; encoded by the coding sequence ATGAGCGACGCCTCACCGGAAGCACCGAGTGAAGAAGGAGAGCTACCAACGATATTCGATGCTTGTACGCCGCGTCAAGACGTTCTTATCGGTGAACTCGCAGAGGACCAGTTTGCAGCCAGTCTCGCCGATGTTGCTCACTCTGACGATGCACCTGATGTTTATTCTAACCCGGAGCTGTTCTTCGAGAAGACCTTCCCAACCGACGGATTACAGGAGCTTTTAGGACGTCTTGCGACTCGTTTCGTCTCCTACTACAACGACGAATATAGTGGAACGAACGGTGTGTTGCGTCTCGACACCTCATTCGGTGGAGGCAAGACCCACAACCAGATTGCTGCCTACCATCTGGCTGAACAACCAGATGCAGTTCCTGACCTCTCAGATTTTCTCGACGACGAGGGAGTTGCCGATAACTATGGAGAAGCCGCCGCTCTTGGTCTCGACGTGAATACAGCGGTCTTCGTTGGCACGCACGTCGATGGGACCAGTGCTCGATGTGACTATACCGACCCGAATGCGCCAGAGACGAAGACGATGTGGGGTGAGCTGGCGTACCAACTCTTCGGGCAGGAGGGCTACGAATTCCTTCGGGAAAACGACGAACAGCAGTCTCCCCCGGGAAGCCAGAAGCTCGAACGGCTCTTTGACAGACACGATAATCCGTCACTGGTCCTCATCGACGAAATCGCAGCGTATCTCGAACAGACTGCTGCGGTTGAGGTGGGCGACTCGACACTCGCCAAACAGACGAATACCTTCCTGATGTCGCTTCTCTCGGCGACACAGAACACTGACCAGCTCACTGTCGTGCTGAGTATCGCAGACACGGCTTTCCACGACCGGGCTGAGGATGTCAGAGGATTAGTTGCGGAGACTATCTCCGAGTTCAACAGCATCACCGACCGTACAGAGGGCTCAATCACGCCGACTGAGGACGAGGAAGTGGCGTCTGTTCTCGGCCATCGATTGTTTGAGGACGTCCCGGACGCTGCCCGTGAAGCGACAGCCGACGCGTACGCCTCCTTCTACAACGGTGACCGGGAGTCGTTCCCAGAACATGCGAGTTCTATGGAGCATCGTGAGCGGCTGGCTGAAAGCTATCCAATTCATCCGACCGTCATCGACACACTCACGGAGGAACTCGACTCACTCCCCTCGTTCCAGAAAACTCGCGGAGCCCTTCGACTCCTCTCGCGGGGTATCCACCAGCTGTGGAACTCTGATGCTGACGAGGACGGACGCCACTATGTTCGGCTGTTCGACCTCCACCCGTCCGATAGTGACGTGTTCACGACGCTTCTTCGGTTGTTCAGCTCGGTCGATATGGACTTCGAGGCGGCCATCAAGAACGACATCTACTCCGACGACGGGACTGCGCACGCCGAGGAAGAAGACCGGAAGTGGACGACCAAGGGACATCCACCCCTCGGGACTCATCTGACGACGACTATTCTCTGGAAGAGCATCGTCAAGGGAGCTGACGGACGCGGGACGACACGCCGTCCAATTCGACACGCCGTTGCTCATCTCGACGTGGAGCTCGCACACTACGATGACGCATTGACCAACCTCCTCGGCGGCGGTCGGCAGTCGGCGTGTTTCTTCCTCCACGGAGATGCGGGCGAGAAGATTCAGTTCAAATCGGAAGCGAACCTCACTAAGACTATCGACTCCGTCGTCGACCGACTGAAGGAGGGCTTAGCCCGTCGTCATCTGGAAGAAGCTCTCGAATCTGCACTCGGTGAGGGAACCCTCAACGTGATTGTCGGTCCCGAAGAGCCACACAAAGTGCCTGACGTGGCTGACGAAGCCCATCTCTGTGTGATGGACTTCGATACGGTGAGCGTTCACGACCCGGAGGACGTTCCCAGCGTTATCCAGACCCTCCACGAAAACACTGCATCGTCCAGCGGTGGGCAACACTCCCCGCGCGTGTATAAGAACAATATTGTCTTCCTCGCCGCTACCGGGGACGCAATACGCGACGCCGAGCGCACTGCACAACGAGTAGCCGCTATCAAGCACATACAGAACAACCTCGGCGAGGAGTTCGACCTGAACGAGAGACAGCAAGACGAGCTGATTGAGCGTCTCGACAAAGCCAAAGGAACGCTCGACCAAGACATCAAGAAGGCGTACACCCACCTGTACTATCCCAGCGACGGCGGTCTCGCCCATCGCCGGATTACCACCGACACAACCATCCATCAGGCTGTCATCGACAAACTGGAGGAATCGGGGAAAATCATCCCCGAGGGCGAAGGAGCATACGGTGTCGAGTGGTTCGAGAAGACGCTCTGGAACAAGGGTGCTGACTCGATGACCACGCGGGCTCTCGAAGAGCAGTTCGGCAAGCGAACGAGTGTTGAGGACGACTCTGGAAACGTTCACGACGTCGAGATACTGCTCTCTCCGATTCCGTTGCGGAAGACAATTGCCCGGATGGTTTCCGAAGGCGAATATACGTATTGGGACGGTGAAGCCAACACGGGCTATTACAGCGAGGACACGACTCTCCACGGTCATAGTAGCGACCTCAGCGATGCGACCAACCTCCAGACCGGGCTCGACTACCGGGACGTGAAGCTGGCAAAGTCACACCGCGTGTACGACTCGGTTGAGGAGCTCGTCGAGGAGGTCGACGTCGACTGGGACACGACGATTACCTGCTCTGACTGCGGACAGACCTTCGACTCACAGGAAGCCTACGACGAGCACGATTGCGATATCGCTGAGAAAGTCACCTGCGACGAATGTGACGATACTTTCGGCTCACAGGAGGCGTATCAAGACCACCTCCCTTGCTCAGTCGAAAGCCTGTTCCCAATGTCAGCGAGTGCGTCCACATCGTCTCCGTACCACGTGCCTCGGGCTCTGAAGGAGATGCGAGCGGACATCGATACGGCAATTGAGCGAGCCCGGTCGGAGTACTCGGGGCACCCAGATGAGATAATAACGGCAGTCGAGGGCGTCTGGATTCGGATAGAGGGTGCCGACGGGTGGAAGGGCGCGTGGTTCACGGCGGACAAGCTCGGCGACTCCGACGAGTTCGCAGAGCACACGCTCGTCAACTTCGACTACACCGCTTACGACGAGAGCGAGTCGATGGTGGATATCACCTACCGGGGTGACCCGTCAGCGTTCGCAGACCACTTCCGGTTCAATATGGAACCGGAGGACTTCTCGACGCCCGACGGTGAGCGGACAGCCGAAGCCGACTTCAGCATCGAGTTTGACGGTCAAGACGACCCGATGTTATACGGGGAAACGTTCGAAGCCCTCGACGACTTGCTCGCCGTGGACAACGCGTTCACGGTGACGATGGAAACGGAGGTTGAAATACGAGCCCGCGACCAAGGAGACTCGTAA
- a CDS encoding DUF7680 family protein: MSKGQGFIEGESFAFTSGVYGDRPTFILTRNREDDRAEITLYELAPKEIATARQERFDQVHKSTQVTTVELGEAIVGGETPADLDGDDLGHDWADWCAIKIATLRGKRFNEVSYLIQSTLREAGLEPETVCTGAPASLSLPEAAGVRLSIAFRAMKHVQRRDRLREIADGISQMSLGECYYWHAKARSPTSPSGVKALRTLLAGHID, from the coding sequence ATGAGCAAGGGTCAGGGCTTCATCGAGGGCGAGTCTTTCGCGTTCACAAGCGGTGTCTACGGCGACCGGCCGACGTTCATCCTCACTCGGAACCGCGAGGACGACCGAGCGGAAATCACGCTGTACGAACTCGCGCCGAAAGAAATCGCCACGGCACGACAGGAGCGGTTCGACCAAGTTCACAAATCGACTCAGGTGACGACCGTCGAGCTGGGCGAAGCCATCGTCGGGGGAGAGACTCCTGCTGACCTCGACGGTGACGACCTCGGGCACGACTGGGCGGACTGGTGTGCAATCAAAATCGCCACACTCCGTGGGAAGCGGTTCAACGAAGTGAGCTACCTCATCCAGTCGACGCTCCGGGAAGCCGGGCTGGAGCCCGAAACCGTCTGTACGGGTGCGCCAGCGAGCCTATCGCTTCCAGAGGCCGCTGGTGTGCGGTTGTCGATTGCGTTCCGGGCGATGAAGCACGTTCAGCGACGGGATAGACTCAGGGAGATAGCTGATGGTATCTCCCAGATGAGTCTGGGGGAGTGCTACTACTGGCACGCGAAGGCAAGGTCACCGACCTCGCCAAGTGGGGTGAAAGCACTGCGAACATTACTAGCCGGCCATATTGACTAG
- a CDS encoding TATA-box-binding protein C has product MVEMVNIVAGGDLNRELNLEAIKSELFSNKTLSSEFSGGGSWQLLIRFEERGTVILYRTGKYILRGGSNFQNLRKLKMEFLQALEEIGAISDINDVSFNIQNIVFLEELSSSINLNETLVQLGMENVEYEPEQFPGLIYRPEDFDLVMLIFASGKIIITGTTIEKNVASAIKSLSEELGI; this is encoded by the coding sequence ATGGTAGAGATGGTAAACATCGTCGCTGGAGGAGACCTAAACCGTGAACTCAACTTAGAAGCAATAAAATCGGAGCTGTTCAGCAATAAGACACTATCGTCTGAGTTTTCAGGTGGAGGTTCTTGGCAACTTTTAATCCGGTTTGAAGAGCGAGGGACAGTTATATTATACCGAACTGGAAAATACATCTTGCGAGGTGGGTCAAACTTCCAAAATTTAAGAAAATTAAAAATGGAATTTTTACAGGCTCTGGAAGAGATTGGTGCTATATCCGATATTAATGATGTTTCGTTCAACATCCAAAATATTGTATTTCTCGAAGAACTCAGTTCCTCAATAAATCTAAATGAAACGCTCGTTCAGTTGGGTATGGAAAATGTGGAGTACGAACCCGAGCAATTTCCAGGCTTAATTTACCGGCCAGAAGATTTTGATTTAGTGATGCTAATATTTGCAAGTGGTAAAATAATTATTACTGGCACTACTATTGAAAAAAATGTAGCAAGTGCTATAAAATCTCTTAGTGAAGAGCTTGGAATATGA
- a CDS encoding DUF1156 domain-containing protein encodes MTEKVTDDIDGGETNAPDRVAIEEKLPLTAIDIESQKDIEAARCHPLRSFQKWFAARPTPVARLATIASVYPGRIDPDELLQLMQIGPKEIDSDISDYVERKFAEKKSSGTLDEHYGYPNPNTQSPSKAELNELHKIVRDGWGGDLPTILDPTAGRGIIPFESIRYGFPVKANELNPVPSLIMKAALKYAPQVGSLEPEVYEWRDKIHEIAKENIDEYFPTEEPGREILNCAFTYLIKCNSCKGEIPLTGKWWLNKTTDGGDAVKPIYQDGTVEYEHIKVENIQDSEYNVNEGPVTRGDAECPHCGVVTKSEEIREKIKNENFEYSIYGVNYKNRNGERVFRAGSEVDKEGMNRATERLHSDFEMMDFLTEPIEEGLNTNQIKKYGMNEWRDTFTPRQLVTHYEYLQAFNKCKDKIREEYSKEKSDAILTLLTFSASRVMTFNNRLAAWRDAYGNGAYMFSDNNYSIKKMAVDNNISAPRHGYVGQSDRVLDAYQELSRFVENSESNEVEVLSGDAANLTDDIESGSINAAIVDPPYYSSIMYAELSEIFYVLQKEYIQDIHPGLFDSKLPNKDDEAVANPSRFSGVSGSEKSSKELANEFYEQKMQEIFSEIHSLLSSDGIMTIMFTHRDMDAWDTLTSALIEANFTITATHPIKTEMSDRVGLQGKSSADSSILLVGRKRDNGSNNSTSLWDDIKSDIEEVAKKEAEDIFDSGYTISKTDTAIAAYGPTLHRYAEEYPVVNKKGEKIRPRKALSEAREAVTSVIAERFLNTEGVSELDSLTRWYILTWLIYENDTVPYDEGRQLGVAAGVDIDDIKQSTKIWGKSRGDIQLKSTDDRVQDIIMLRDDSVDNPSSRKYPVNPSDYRFTYTIDTVHAALHVYEREGAEAAWDWLTERNLKSDDAFGVSVTALIEVLPEDNNMYKTLVNLISGETGEYLDINVDHIDMSGVERQTSLGDHTE; translated from the coding sequence ATGACTGAAAAAGTAACTGACGATATAGACGGTGGAGAAACGAACGCACCGGACAGGGTTGCTATCGAAGAAAAGTTACCTTTGACAGCCATTGACATTGAAAGTCAAAAAGACATTGAGGCTGCTCGTTGCCATCCTCTCCGTAGTTTTCAAAAATGGTTTGCTGCCCGTCCAACACCGGTAGCCCGATTGGCTACTATCGCTTCGGTATACCCTGGGAGAATTGACCCGGACGAACTACTACAACTGATGCAAATAGGTCCAAAGGAGATTGATTCTGATATAAGTGACTATGTAGAAAGAAAGTTCGCAGAAAAAAAGAGTAGTGGAACGCTCGATGAGCATTATGGTTATCCGAATCCGAATACCCAATCACCATCAAAAGCCGAACTAAATGAGCTTCACAAAATAGTTCGCGACGGGTGGGGAGGGGACCTTCCTACAATTCTTGACCCCACCGCCGGGAGGGGAATAATCCCGTTTGAATCGATACGTTATGGATTCCCAGTAAAAGCGAACGAGCTCAATCCTGTTCCCAGCTTAATAATGAAAGCAGCTTTGAAATACGCACCTCAAGTTGGGTCACTTGAGCCAGAAGTGTATGAGTGGAGAGACAAGATACACGAAATTGCTAAAGAAAATATTGATGAATATTTCCCGACAGAGGAACCCGGCCGCGAAATATTGAATTGTGCATTCACGTATTTGATTAAATGTAATTCCTGCAAAGGAGAGATTCCTCTTACTGGGAAATGGTGGTTGAACAAAACTACAGATGGTGGTGATGCTGTTAAGCCGATATATCAAGATGGAACCGTCGAATATGAGCATATAAAAGTAGAAAATATACAGGATTCAGAGTATAACGTGAACGAGGGGCCAGTTACGCGGGGGGATGCAGAGTGTCCGCACTGTGGTGTTGTGACGAAAAGTGAGGAAATACGTGAAAAAATCAAAAACGAAAACTTCGAATATAGTATTTATGGTGTGAATTACAAAAACAGGAACGGAGAGCGCGTATTTCGTGCTGGGTCTGAAGTGGACAAAGAGGGGATGAATAGAGCTACCGAGCGACTACACTCCGACTTTGAAATGATGGACTTCCTCACTGAACCTATTGAGGAGGGACTCAACACTAATCAAATTAAAAAATACGGGATGAACGAATGGAGAGATACCTTTACTCCAAGACAGCTGGTTACTCATTATGAATATCTTCAAGCATTCAATAAGTGCAAAGACAAAATCAGAGAAGAGTATAGCAAGGAGAAGTCGGATGCCATCTTAACTCTACTAACATTTTCTGCAAGCCGAGTGATGACATTTAATAACAGGTTAGCTGCATGGCGAGACGCGTACGGAAATGGGGCATATATGTTCTCAGATAATAACTATTCGATTAAGAAGATGGCTGTTGATAACAATATATCTGCACCTCGACATGGATACGTTGGCCAGTCCGACCGAGTTCTTGATGCATACCAAGAGCTATCGAGATTTGTCGAAAATTCGGAATCAAATGAAGTCGAAGTGCTTTCTGGGGATGCAGCGAACCTGACTGATGATATCGAATCTGGTAGCATTAATGCTGCAATCGTTGACCCACCATACTATAGCAGCATTATGTACGCAGAACTATCAGAAATATTTTATGTTCTTCAGAAGGAATATATTCAGGACATCCATCCAGGCCTATTTGATTCTAAACTGCCTAATAAAGATGATGAAGCCGTCGCAAATCCGTCTAGGTTTAGTGGCGTATCTGGGAGCGAAAAATCTAGCAAAGAGCTTGCAAACGAATTCTATGAGCAAAAGATGCAAGAGATATTCTCAGAGATACATAGTCTGCTTAGTTCTGATGGAATAATGACAATAATGTTTACGCATCGTGATATGGATGCCTGGGATACTCTCACATCGGCATTAATTGAAGCTAACTTCACCATTACGGCCACTCATCCAATAAAGACTGAAATGTCGGACCGCGTTGGGTTGCAGGGGAAATCAAGTGCCGATAGCTCGATTCTACTTGTGGGCCGAAAGCGCGATAATGGTTCAAATAATTCTACAAGTCTCTGGGATGATATAAAATCAGATATCGAGGAGGTAGCTAAGAAGGAGGCAGAAGATATTTTCGATTCAGGGTATACCATCTCAAAGACTGATACAGCTATAGCGGCATATGGCCCGACACTTCATCGGTACGCCGAGGAATATCCCGTTGTCAATAAGAAAGGTGAGAAGATTAGACCACGCAAAGCCCTAAGCGAAGCGCGGGAAGCTGTTACAAGCGTCATCGCTGAACGGTTTCTGAATACAGAGGGAGTGTCCGAACTTGATTCACTTACTAGGTGGTATATTCTCACATGGCTAATTTATGAGAATGATACTGTGCCATACGATGAGGGACGACAACTTGGAGTCGCTGCTGGGGTTGATATCGATGATATAAAACAATCCACAAAAATCTGGGGGAAGAGTAGAGGTGATATTCAATTAAAAAGTACAGACGACCGAGTACAGGACATCATTATGCTTCGTGATGATAGTGTCGATAATCCTTCTTCCCGGAAGTATCCAGTCAATCCAAGCGATTATAGATTTACTTACACAATTGATACCGTACATGCTGCCTTACACGTCTATGAGAGAGAAGGTGCCGAAGCGGCATGGGACTGGCTTACCGAAAGAAACCTCAAGTCAGATGATGCATTCGGGGTTTCCGTGACGGCACTTATTGAAGTTTTACCAGAAGACAACAATATGTATAAAACACTTGTTAACCTCATCTCCGGCGAGACCGGCGAGTACCTCGACATCAACGTTGACCACATCGATATGTCTGGCGTTGAACGACAGACCTCTCTCGGTGACCACACAGAATGA
- a CDS encoding DEAD/DEAH box helicase yields MTLQDVSWRPVYESGFGRDETLMDAFYRPFLSEVVRYDRLAGYLSLRSLANALEGVDSLLETEGRVRVIAGADLQEREKGALFPDSDEPLSPWVESQLAIIGTLLDRGDLEIRVGDPAPGGGIFHPKLGIGIDDAEEPNKLSFEGSVNETLTAWQHNYERFKVHRSWMDGERKYVEEDVDTFQRLWEDSHPSVDVYELDEAAQQDIIDWTETDRDLEQHVERVREHSPEATVSETAAGKVVSAAGRTPGGLHLAEDISTLEQIWPHQRTISDTAVSIYPNKLLFCDEVGLGKTIEIGLTLSRLVHTGQVENALLLVPAGLVQQWQDELFNRFNIHAYYHDRAYDGDYLVGPFGGPNDHRVELDGWRQADTWSNTPIGGYIRNRDEPSVIIQSWHTARMEDNQPHVAPERDDTLWDLTVVDEAHSAREETQLYDLLTRVESVSECLYALTATPMQLNVGELYDLLRLVDLPESWDDKEQFEKFFETRRVLEESLNEVETGSRKSNLAEQTVLDSVRKELELSDDKEGKQLAQTRIETFAEMLHDHIDAYLGYDGRAQELVDNTESLGLKERKSLEKLVGLRETSSRFDNPRRLAFDCGVEGWEALVEAAEWATPVQSRIFRNTRSVLEQCKELGLLEDTVPKRSVETKRIDLGEAKPLYDRVEDYIDDTYEASQKALTGKEKLALGFVMTTYRQRLTSSLYAIKESLSRRIDKLDEEVEDMTEEVSRLSEDTGVTEATIDEVVGQTSLDAYRPTGDLSIVSRELEELRDFIDELDRAITDPKIVHLRNDIKSLRQDARDNIVIFTQYQDTLDHIRHTLTDTHPNVGTYSGSGGSRYNAETDSWEMVGKETIKKEFTSTGGTNILICTDSASEGLNLQTADALINYDLPWNPMRVEQRIGRIDRIGQTNPVVKIINYAYEDSVDGDIYEELENRLDLFEDVVGPMRPVLNSLEGDIKTAVMDDDFGDTGEQVTDQAEQRAEAAQREAENAGLDEEEEAEVTRESLIRNAGLVGWGDAHHPAIAAVGQRTRAYEPTASLELMETLLTQSRVLGSAGWEFTALRNHDRADEYPGTARGAYVLDAPDQTEIETPETAKTTAQAELRGADEAVVTFDPAVAEEFPSIRLLLPGDPLFDSLVAKTTQGQDSEVAFVCGSQEAESVTVETDYEGTAGADVVLPAVQNDSRGNLPEGTSLPDVSDAKQTIHSWLTEE; encoded by the coding sequence ATGACACTCCAAGACGTCTCGTGGCGACCGGTGTACGAGAGCGGCTTCGGCCGCGACGAGACGTTGATGGACGCGTTCTACCGACCCTTCCTTAGCGAGGTCGTTCGGTATGACCGGCTCGCAGGCTACCTAAGCCTCCGCAGTCTCGCCAACGCTCTCGAAGGCGTCGACTCTCTGCTGGAAACCGAGGGTCGAGTGCGTGTCATCGCTGGGGCCGACCTACAGGAACGCGAGAAAGGTGCCCTGTTCCCCGATAGCGACGAACCGCTTTCGCCGTGGGTCGAGTCCCAACTCGCTATCATCGGGACGCTCCTTGACCGGGGAGACCTCGAAATCCGGGTTGGTGACCCCGCTCCCGGTGGGGGGATATTCCACCCGAAGCTCGGCATCGGAATCGACGACGCTGAGGAGCCGAACAAGCTCTCCTTCGAGGGAAGCGTCAATGAGACGCTAACCGCGTGGCAACACAACTACGAGCGGTTCAAAGTCCACCGGTCGTGGATGGACGGCGAACGCAAGTACGTCGAAGAGGATGTCGACACCTTCCAACGGCTCTGGGAGGACTCACACCCCTCCGTCGACGTGTACGAACTCGACGAGGCCGCCCAGCAGGATATCATCGACTGGACCGAGACAGACCGCGACCTCGAACAACACGTCGAACGCGTCCGCGAACACTCACCCGAAGCGACCGTCTCTGAAACTGCCGCTGGGAAGGTCGTCTCGGCCGCTGGGCGTACGCCGGGGGGACTGCACCTCGCCGAGGATATCAGCACGCTCGAACAGATATGGCCCCACCAGCGGACGATTTCTGACACGGCGGTCTCCATCTACCCGAACAAACTCCTGTTCTGTGACGAGGTCGGGTTGGGGAAGACCATCGAAATCGGACTGACGCTCTCTCGGCTCGTTCACACTGGTCAGGTTGAGAACGCGCTCCTGCTCGTCCCGGCTGGACTGGTTCAGCAGTGGCAGGACGAGCTATTCAACCGATTCAATATCCACGCCTACTACCACGACCGGGCGTACGACGGAGACTACCTTGTTGGCCCGTTCGGTGGCCCGAACGACCACCGAGTCGAACTGGATGGCTGGCGGCAGGCCGACACGTGGAGTAACACTCCCATTGGAGGGTACATCCGGAACCGCGACGAGCCGAGTGTCATTATCCAGTCGTGGCACACCGCCCGAATGGAAGACAACCAGCCCCACGTCGCTCCCGAGCGCGACGACACGCTCTGGGACCTCACGGTCGTCGACGAGGCCCACAGCGCACGAGAGGAGACACAGCTGTACGACCTGCTCACCAGAGTCGAGTCGGTTTCGGAGTGTCTCTACGCACTCACAGCGACCCCGATGCAGCTGAACGTGGGCGAGCTGTACGACCTGCTCCGGTTGGTCGACTTGCCCGAGTCGTGGGATGATAAGGAGCAGTTCGAGAAGTTCTTCGAGACGCGCCGGGTGCTCGAAGAGAGCCTCAACGAGGTGGAAACGGGCTCTCGGAAGTCGAACCTTGCAGAACAGACGGTTCTTGACTCTGTCCGGAAGGAACTGGAACTCAGTGATGACAAGGAAGGGAAACAGCTCGCCCAGACCCGCATCGAGACTTTCGCCGAGATGCTCCACGACCACATCGATGCCTACCTCGGCTACGACGGCCGGGCACAAGAGCTCGTGGACAACACCGAATCCCTCGGGCTGAAAGAGCGAAAGTCGCTTGAGAAGTTGGTTGGGCTCAGAGAGACATCCTCGCGGTTCGATAACCCCCGCCGTCTCGCCTTCGATTGCGGCGTTGAGGGCTGGGAAGCACTCGTTGAGGCGGCCGAATGGGCGACGCCTGTCCAGTCCCGTATCTTCCGGAACACGCGGTCAGTCTTGGAGCAGTGCAAGGAACTGGGGCTGTTGGAAGACACCGTCCCGAAGCGGTCAGTCGAGACGAAGCGAATCGACCTCGGAGAGGCGAAGCCGCTGTACGACCGGGTCGAGGACTACATCGACGACACTTACGAGGCCTCGCAGAAGGCTCTCACTGGGAAAGAGAAGCTCGCACTCGGGTTCGTCATGACGACCTACCGGCAGCGGCTCACGAGCAGTCTCTACGCTATCAAGGAGAGCCTCAGTCGCCGCATCGACAAGCTGGACGAGGAGGTTGAGGATATGACTGAGGAGGTCTCGCGGCTCAGTGAAGATACGGGAGTGACCGAAGCAACGATAGACGAAGTTGTCGGACAGACATCGCTCGACGCGTACCGGCCGACCGGAGACCTGAGCATCGTAAGCCGCGAGCTCGAAGAGCTTCGTGACTTCATCGACGAACTGGACCGTGCAATCACCGACCCGAAGATTGTCCACCTACGAAACGACATCAAGAGCCTCCGACAGGACGCCCGTGACAACATTGTCATCTTCACGCAGTATCAGGATACGCTCGACCATATTCGGCACACGCTGACCGACACACACCCGAATGTCGGAACCTACAGCGGGTCTGGCGGGAGTCGATACAACGCCGAGACCGACTCATGGGAGATGGTCGGGAAGGAAACCATCAAAAAGGAATTCACCAGCACGGGGGGAACAAATATCCTCATCTGTACGGATAGCGCGAGCGAAGGGCTTAATCTTCAGACGGCGGACGCGCTCATCAACTACGACCTGCCGTGGAATCCGATGCGGGTCGAGCAGCGCATTGGTCGTATCGACCGCATCGGGCAGACAAATCCAGTAGTCAAAATCATCAACTACGCCTACGAGGACAGCGTCGACGGTGACATCTATGAGGAGCTGGAGAACCGGCTCGACCTCTTCGAGGACGTCGTTGGGCCAATGCGTCCCGTCCTCAACAGTCTTGAAGGCGATATCAAGACAGCGGTCATGGACGACGATTTCGGAGATACAGGCGAACAGGTAACCGACCAAGCCGAGCAGCGCGCCGAGGCGGCACAGAGAGAAGCGGAAAATGCGGGCCTTGACGAGGAAGAGGAAGCCGAGGTGACGCGAGAATCGCTCATCCGTAATGCAGGGCTGGTCGGTTGGGGTGATGCTCATCATCCGGCTATAGCGGCAGTCGGCCAGCGTACTCGCGCATATGAGCCTACTGCGAGTCTTGAACTGATGGAGACTCTTCTCACACAGAGCCGAGTGTTAGGCTCGGCCGGCTGGGAGTTCACCGCTCTTCGGAACCACGACCGAGCCGACGAGTACCCCGGAACAGCACGTGGTGCGTACGTGCTGGATGCTCCTGACCAGACTGAAATCGAGACGCCTGAGACCGCCAAAACGACGGCGCAGGCTGAGCTGAGGGGAGCTGACGAAGCGGTGGTTACCTTCGACCCAGCTGTGGCAGAGGAGTTCCCATCTATTCGTCTGTTGCTCCCCGGAGACCCGCTCTTCGATAGTCTCGTCGCAAAGACGACCCAAGGACAAGACTCCGAAGTTGCCTTCGTTTGCGGGTCTCAGGAGGCAGAAAGCGTGACCGTTGAGACAGATTACGAGGGTACTGCTGGTGCTGATGTTGTCCTACCGGCTGTCCAAAATGACTCTCGGGGGAATTTGCCCGAGGGGACATCTTTGCCGGACGTATCAGACGCGAAGCAGACTATCCACAGCTGGTTGACTGAGGAGTGA